One genomic window of Magnolia sinica isolate HGM2019 chromosome 3, MsV1, whole genome shotgun sequence includes the following:
- the LOC131241161 gene encoding beta-amylase 1, chloroplastic-like, protein MAISFSPPSRIAASFSTRSNSARFARVTNTPSLRSIAPHRHPSRLTISTRLYSSKPSSGANGPVFPENHFSESGGGELQHGFPPPPWSRNGAPVFVTLPADSVSLTGRMTRRKTLAASFMALRAAGVEGVVVEVWWGIVERDAPGVYDWGGYLDVVALASMYRLKVRAIMAFHQHGVGPGDSCWIPLPRWVLEEMDKEPDLAYSDRFGRRNREYISLGCDILPVLRGRSPIQAYSDYMRNFRDTFRKFLGVVITGIQVGMGPAGELRYPSCPSEKLSWAWRLRELGEFQCYDKYMLASLNACARDIGMREWGNGGPLGASNLMQNPEETSFFRSNGSWNTPYGRFFLEWYSGMLLLHGERLCMAADTIFWSTGAKISTKVAGIHWHYGTESHPSELTAGYYNTSIRDGYLPIARMLGRYRMTLCCTCFDVDDKEEEQMNPSSSPEGFLRQLIFAARMCGIPLTGENSVTRLDDASLKQVVKSSKLYTDSVHEPSFSFNFVRMNKNLFDARNWTSFTRFVRQMSDARPFRAKLDVGRKELCFSSTPAAEEVGVAFAYC, encoded by the exons ATGGCGATCTCCTTTTCTCCTCCTTCGAGGATCGCCGCGTCCTTCTCGACTCGCTCTAACTCGGCCCGATTTGCCCGAGTCACAAACACCCCCTCTCTTCGATCCATCGCACCCCACCGCCATCCATCTCGACTCACCATCTCCACCCGCCTCTACTCCTCCAAACCCTCATCCGGCGCCAACGGACCCGTCTTTCCCGAGAACCATTTCTCCGAGAGCGGGGGCGGCGAGCTCCAGCACGGCTTCCCACCTCCGCCATGGTCCCGCAACGGCGCTCCTGTATTTGTGACTCTCCCGGCCGACTCGGTGAGTCTGACGGGACGGATGACGCGCCGTAAGACCTTGGCGGCTTCGTTCATGGCGCTGAGGGCTGCTGGTGTGGAAGGTGTTGTGGTGGAGGTCTGGTGGGGGATCGTCGAAAGGGATGCGCCGGGGGTGTACGATTGGGGTGGGTATCTGGATGTCGTCGCACTGGCCAGCATGTACAGGCTGAAGGTCCGCGCGATCATGGCCTTCCATCAGCACGGGGTGGGCCCTGGCGATTCTTGCTG GATCCCTCTTCCTCGATGGGTGCTGGAAGAAATGGATAAGGAGCCAGACTTGGCTTATTCAGACAGGTTTGGAAGAAGGAACAGGGAGTACATTTCCTTGGGATGCGATATACTTCCTGTCCTTAGAGGACGATCTCCTATTCAAGCCTATTCAGATTATATGAGAAATTTTAGAGACACTTTCAGGAAGTTTCTTGGAGTTGTGATAACT GGCATTCAAGTAGGGATGGGTCCTGCAGGTGAACTGAGATATCCTTCATGCCCTTCTGAGAAGCTGTCGTGGGCGTGGCGCTTACGGGAACTTGGAGAGTTTCAGTGTTATGATAAG TATATGCTAGCTTCGCTCAATGCATGCGCACGAGATATTGGGATGCGTGAGTGGGGAAATGGAGGCCCACTTGGTGCCAGTAACTTGATGCAGAATCCAGAAGAAACAAGTTTCTTCAGAAGCAATGGTTCTTGGAATACACCTTATGGTCGATTTTTTCTTGAATGGTACTCCGGGATGCTGCTTCTGCACGGGGAGAGGTTGTGCATGGCTGCAGATACCATCTTCTGGAGTACTGGTGCGAAGATTTCGACAAAGGTGGCTGGCATACATTGGCACTATGGTACAGAGTCTCATCCGTCTGAGTTAACTGCCGGCTATTACAATACCTCGATTAGAGATGGCTACCTCCCTATTGCTCGCATGTTGGGTAGGTACAGAATGACCTTGTGCTGTACTTGCTTTGATGTTGACGACAAAGAAGAGGAGCAGATGAATCCCAGCAGCAGCCCTGAAGGGTTTCTCAGACAGCTTATATTTGCTGCAAGGATGTGTGGTATACCACTCACAGGTGAAAATTCTGTAACGAGGCTGGATGATGCATCCCTGAAACAGGTTGTAAAGAGTTCTAAGCTTTATACGGATAGTGTTCATGAGCCGTCTTTCTCATTCAACTTTGTGAGAATGAACAAAAACCTATTTGATGCTCGTAATTGGACCAGCTTTACCCGGTTTGTGAGGCAGATGTCAGATGCACGGCCTTTTCGGGCCAAATTAGACGTTGGAAGGAAGGAGTTATGCTTCTCTTCTACGCCAGCAGCTGAGGAAGTTGGAGTAGCTTTTGCATATTGCTAA